The Coriobacteriia bacterium genome contains a region encoding:
- the purM gene encoding phosphoribosylformylglycinamidine cyclo-ligase — MPDTPRDERGPVSYRDAGVDIGAGARAVDLMREAVRSTYRPEVLGDIGGFGGLFAPHLDGMKEPVLVSGTDGVGTKLKLAQLVDRHDTVGVDLVAMCANDVLVSGAEPLFFLDYIAIGSVVPEKVAAIVSGIADGCRQAGCALLGGETAEHPGVMPADDYDLSGFCVGVVDRSAIVDGSTVCAGDVVLGLASSGVHSNGFSLVRRVLVEGHEAELELPRVDLGGATLAQTLLAPTRIYARGIQALLAEVPVKGMAHITGGGITENLDRALPKDCDALLARGSWKTPAVFGLIQRAAGIDDEEMRRTFNMGVGFCVIVGAKDGPRTARLLREAGETVTEIGEIVSGTGRVVYG; from the coding sequence ATGCCGGATACCCCCCGCGACGAGCGCGGTCCCGTCTCCTACCGCGACGCGGGCGTCGATATCGGCGCCGGCGCGCGTGCCGTCGACCTGATGCGGGAGGCGGTCCGCTCGACGTACCGCCCCGAGGTGCTCGGCGATATCGGCGGCTTCGGAGGGCTGTTCGCGCCCCATCTCGATGGGATGAAGGAGCCGGTGCTCGTCTCGGGCACCGACGGCGTCGGGACGAAGCTGAAGCTCGCGCAGCTGGTGGACCGCCACGACACGGTCGGCGTCGACCTCGTCGCGATGTGCGCCAACGACGTCCTCGTCAGCGGCGCGGAGCCGCTCTTCTTCCTCGACTACATCGCCATCGGCAGTGTCGTGCCCGAGAAGGTCGCCGCGATCGTCTCGGGCATCGCCGACGGTTGCCGCCAGGCCGGTTGCGCGCTGCTCGGAGGAGAGACGGCCGAACATCCCGGGGTCATGCCGGCGGACGACTACGACCTCTCGGGATTCTGCGTCGGCGTCGTCGACAGATCCGCGATCGTCGACGGCTCGACCGTGTGCGCGGGGGACGTCGTCCTCGGTCTCGCGTCGTCGGGCGTGCACAGCAACGGTTTCTCGCTCGTGCGGCGGGTGCTCGTCGAGGGCCACGAGGCCGAGCTCGAGCTGCCGCGCGTCGACCTCGGCGGCGCGACGCTGGCGCAGACGCTCCTCGCGCCGACCCGCATCTACGCGCGCGGCATCCAAGCGCTGCTCGCCGAGGTCCCCGTGAAGGGGATGGCGCACATCACGGGCGGCGGCATCACCGAGAACCTCGACCGCGCCCTGCCGAAGGACTGCGACGCGCTCCTCGCGCGCGGCTCCTGGAAGACGCCTGCGGTCTTCGGCCTGATCCAGCGGGCAGCGGGTATCGACGACGAGGAGATGCGCCGCACGTTCAACATGGGCGTCGGCTTCTGCGTGATAGTCGGCGCCAAGGACGGCCCGCGGACCGCGCGTCTTCTGCGGGAGGCGGGCGAGACGGTCACGGAGATCGGCGAGATCGTGTCCGGCACGGGCAGGGTCGTCTACGGCTGA
- a CDS encoding branched-chain amino acid ABC transporter substrate-binding protein: MPARRRRTQAALVASMLLVVLAVSGCASREKGLPLEGTSTGAAPVKIGLAVPLTGDEAVYGLGMKRAVELALKEANDSGDVRDAGRRFDLFAVDDRGDPKQAVSVANGIVADTDVVGVVGHFDSGCSLPASKVYQDAGVPMISVSSDPLLTAQGYDVVNRIVAKDDAQGAFAADLMRKKLGFARVGVVDDSTPYGKGLVAEFVERFESGGGTVVLRETVHAKDVDFSALTARMKAAKVQAIYYGGAPTEGALISKQAKGLGLKTPLVGGDVLHTPEYIRIAGAANAAGDICTSLGLPLEQQPRGSDFKAAYREEYSQDPEVWDSYAYDCAWALVRAVLEAGPDRAKVADALRSMAFDGVTGEFRFDGDGDTSNKAISAYRVTGTAWRQVIE, encoded by the coding sequence ATGCCCGCACGCCGCCGCCGGACGCAAGCAGCGCTCGTCGCCAGCATGCTCCTCGTCGTGCTCGCTGTCTCGGGCTGCGCCTCTCGCGAGAAGGGGCTCCCGCTCGAAGGGACCTCCACCGGGGCCGCACCGGTCAAGATCGGTCTCGCGGTCCCGCTCACGGGCGACGAAGCGGTGTACGGTCTCGGCATGAAGCGTGCCGTCGAACTCGCCCTCAAGGAAGCGAACGATTCCGGCGACGTGCGCGACGCGGGACGTCGTTTCGACTTGTTCGCCGTGGACGACCGGGGGGATCCGAAGCAGGCGGTGAGCGTCGCGAACGGCATCGTCGCGGACACGGACGTCGTCGGCGTCGTGGGTCACTTCGATTCGGGTTGCTCCCTCCCCGCATCGAAGGTCTATCAGGACGCCGGGGTCCCGATGATCTCCGTCTCGTCGGACCCTCTGCTCACGGCTCAGGGCTATGACGTGGTGAACCGCATCGTCGCGAAGGACGACGCCCAGGGTGCGTTCGCGGCCGATCTCATGCGGAAGAAGCTCGGTTTCGCCCGTGTCGGGGTCGTCGATGACTCGACGCCCTACGGGAAGGGACTCGTCGCCGAGTTCGTCGAGCGATTCGAGTCCGGCGGCGGGACGGTCGTTCTGCGGGAGACCGTCCACGCGAAGGACGTCGACTTCTCGGCCTTGACGGCGAGGATGAAGGCGGCGAAGGTCCAGGCGATCTACTACGGAGGCGCCCCTACCGAGGGTGCGCTCATCAGCAAGCAGGCCAAGGGGCTGGGCCTGAAGACGCCTCTCGTCGGCGGCGACGTGCTGCATACGCCCGAGTACATCAGGATCGCCGGCGCGGCGAACGCCGCTGGCGACATCTGCACGAGTCTCGGGCTCCCGCTCGAGCAGCAGCCCCGCGGGTCCGACTTCAAGGCGGCGTACCGCGAGGAGTACTCTCAGGATCCCGAGGTATGGGACAGCTACGCGTACGACTGTGCGTGGGCGCTGGTGCGGGCCGTGCTCGAGGCGGGACCCGACCGCGCCAAGGTCGCCGACGCGCTGCGTTCGATGGCCTTCGACGGAGTCACCGGCGAGTTCCGATTCGACGGCGACGGCGACACCTCGAACAAGGCGATATCGGCGTACCGGGTCACCGGCACGGCATGGAGGCAAGTGATCGAGTAG
- the purF gene encoding amidophosphoribosyltransferase, translating to MTMEDEERPDHPEEACGVFGVFAPGEDVGRLTYFGLHALQHRGQESAGIAVADGTTLTVVKDLGLVPQAFKQSDLDSLDGYVAIGHTRYSTTGSSSAWENAQPMLSAVGDETVAIAHNGNLVNTVELRDNLRERGIRFRSTTDSEVIAGLIDHFTQEHGSIRAGIRETMRLVRGAYSVVVLSEHALYAFRDPHGVRPLVIGRLGDGWVVSSETCGLDIVGAQFVRDVAAGEIVKIGEEGLISEEGVPSEKPSLCVFEFVYFARPDSVLYDCTLYEARQRMGAAMARSSPVEADLVMGVPDTGTPAAVGFAIESGIPFGEGLIKNRYVGRTFISPSQSLRQQGIRLKLNPLRHAIAGKRLVVVDDSIVRGNTTRKLVALLRDAGASEVHMRITSPPVRWPCFYGIDTDTQEQLIASTQTIEAVREFIGADSLAYLGVDDMVEATGRDAEDYCLACFTGDYPIEIPEAVRRGKMALERKA from the coding sequence ATGACGATGGAAGACGAGGAGAGGCCCGATCACCCCGAGGAGGCGTGTGGCGTCTTCGGAGTGTTCGCGCCGGGCGAGGACGTCGGCCGGCTCACGTACTTCGGGCTCCACGCTCTCCAGCACCGCGGACAGGAGTCGGCCGGCATCGCCGTCGCCGACGGGACGACGCTGACGGTCGTCAAGGACCTCGGCCTCGTGCCGCAGGCGTTCAAGCAGTCCGACCTCGACTCCCTCGACGGCTACGTGGCGATAGGCCATACGCGCTACTCGACGACAGGCTCTTCGAGCGCCTGGGAGAACGCGCAGCCTATGCTCTCCGCGGTCGGAGACGAGACCGTCGCCATCGCGCACAACGGCAACCTCGTGAACACCGTCGAGCTGCGCGACAACCTCCGCGAGCGGGGCATCCGCTTCCGCTCGACGACCGACTCCGAGGTCATCGCCGGCCTGATCGACCACTTCACGCAGGAGCACGGCTCGATCAGGGCCGGGATCCGCGAGACGATGCGGCTCGTGCGGGGAGCGTACTCGGTCGTCGTCCTCTCCGAGCACGCTCTCTACGCGTTCCGCGACCCCCACGGAGTGCGGCCGCTCGTGATCGGTCGTCTCGGTGACGGATGGGTCGTGAGCTCCGAGACCTGCGGCCTCGACATCGTCGGCGCCCAATTCGTGCGCGACGTCGCCGCCGGCGAGATCGTGAAGATCGGGGAGGAGGGGCTCATCTCCGAGGAGGGCGTGCCGTCCGAGAAGCCCTCGCTGTGCGTCTTCGAGTTCGTCTACTTCGCGAGGCCGGACTCGGTCCTCTACGACTGTACGCTCTACGAGGCGCGACAGCGCATGGGCGCGGCGATGGCGCGTTCCTCGCCCGTCGAGGCCGACCTCGTGATGGGCGTCCCTGACACGGGGACACCGGCGGCGGTCGGGTTCGCCATCGAGAGCGGCATCCCGTTCGGCGAGGGGCTCATCAAGAACCGCTACGTGGGGCGGACCTTCATCTCGCCCTCGCAGTCGCTGCGCCAGCAGGGCATCCGCCTGAAGCTCAACCCTCTGCGGCACGCCATCGCGGGCAAGCGCCTCGTCGTCGTCGACGACTCGATCGTGCGCGGCAACACGACCCGCAAGCTCGTCGCGCTGCTTCGCGACGCCGGCGCGTCCGAGGTGCACATGCGCATCACCTCGCCCCCCGTGCGCTGGCCGTGCTTCTACGGCATCGACACCGACACGCAGGAGCAGCTCATCGCTTCGACACAGACGATCGAGGCGGTGCGCGAGTTCATCGGCGCCGACTCGCTCGCGTACCTGGGCGTCGACGACATGGTCGAGGCGACCGGCCGCGACGCCGAGGACTACTGCCTCGCCTGCTTCACCGGCGACTACCCCATCGAGATCCCCGAGGCCGTCCGTCGCGGGAAGATGGCGCTGGAGCGCAAGGCGTGA
- the purN gene encoding phosphoribosylglycinamide formyltransferase, with amino-acid sequence MVARERLRLGVLISGSGTNLQAIIDASADGSLEADVAVVVSNVADAFGLERARRAGIPAVFLDRDAFGTGAEYSGEIVRVLREHGVGLVVMAGYMRLLGSVVLDAFPGAVLNIHPALLPSFPGAHGIADAFAYGVKVAGVTVHFASAVFDEGPILAQGCVEVAEDDTLETLEAKLHAVEHKLYPLAIQAIASGSARVDGRKVHIVPEV; translated from the coding sequence GTGGTCGCGCGCGAGAGGCTGAGGCTCGGAGTCCTTATCTCGGGCTCCGGCACGAACCTGCAGGCGATCATCGACGCATCCGCCGACGGCTCTCTCGAAGCGGACGTCGCGGTGGTCGTCTCGAACGTGGCCGACGCTTTCGGGCTCGAGCGCGCGCGGCGCGCCGGCATCCCGGCGGTCTTCCTCGACCGCGACGCCTTCGGCACGGGCGCCGAGTACAGCGGCGAGATCGTGCGCGTGCTGCGCGAGCACGGGGTCGGCCTGGTGGTGATGGCGGGTTACATGCGCCTGCTCGGGTCCGTCGTGCTCGATGCCTTCCCGGGCGCCGTGCTCAACATCCACCCGGCGCTGCTCCCCTCGTTCCCTGGCGCCCATGGCATCGCCGACGCGTTCGCCTACGGCGTGAAGGTCGCGGGAGTGACCGTGCACTTCGCCAGCGCCGTCTTCGACGAGGGGCCGATACTCGCGCAGGGCTGCGTCGAGGTCGCGGAGGACGACACCCTCGAGACGCTCGAAGCCAAGCTGCACGCCGTGGAACACAAGCTCTACCCTCTGGCCATCCAGGCGATCGCGTCGGGAAGTGCGCGCGTGGACGGCCGAAAGGTGCATATAGTGCCTGAGGTGTGA